A portion of the Enterobacter sp. SA187 genome contains these proteins:
- a CDS encoding AMP-binding protein: MSQAIHGHSERFQMVSAVSFPAGHDWQRVTDALTRLWHDKAILRVRFTRTDEGIRQYVDGLMPQWDTAPTVCDAHTIAGMLEAWQYEPAELFDAPLYDARLFYCGDRLVATFRIHHAIVDGLSLCRLKTMALDYSASRKRVDDAGALPEMRCDYLEQCGPQITPPAVTRYWQQTLPTLLPFSKPALSSTRIIRRNFFIPCDQAQLARHAGVPENQLNTLYYSVMSWLWHVVSDETDFLAWLPVCDKPGLDPEALGNFVTLLPTLFSVPQPCSLQEWIARCQKVLFRLFRNRQISMSELNQIAGAPINSDVVFTILPATSRQDEEELTGLNDWAGGGLHGASVVFSLRTDARRDGLVLHVDMNAQWAAQHDVDVLVKRAAQALSRLIAVPAQEPLPAIEPLHLRPAPLKRLNPTRQQQPMLNAMARNPAVLTYNWGESYSINAPLDAGRMAQAVRDVTRHFTALRTVYQQQGRDITLWHDEMCGIPHQFIDLRNSDADVQAEIARLNKQPWSPLAPLAGSWLFQLAEQQFVWFFRCHHLIYDHHAARVMFTAVSRRYHAPDAVLPECHYPQLPGAFSASQALMPQPPAPLSFHGIAAAHCRSGHNLLVQEKISGDALRHFRQLTQALSPARPHQAQANLLLAAFAATFADVCQQSTLDIGIFTHNRKAARWRETFGLMMEPRTLSLNIDTRASLQQLADDIALEIRSADAPTARGASLHFNYVPEETLQFGDLPVSVEWIYEAEDDDVPVSLMVNASDNDIELNFIGNGTLFSAPQLQRIAQSCVHYLRQAGERLALEKVRRSLPALALQPEQDLPVAPHVLSLIRQHAADDPWRIALETPTLTLTYGELWQAVYLCAQDLTTYGLKTGDRVALCLSTRHHAIIAMLACLSLGVCYIPLACEDLRSGRLDAALTRCGCRMIIGDTSEPAGKLLYRKHRLRLDSAGLPLWQPDLTALDEVDAYIIFTSGSTGEPKGVCVQSSALATFIASAIPLYTLDRNSRMLQFNMLTFDASVEEVYGTLCAGGTLLTSDDREVRRDFAVFLDLLMGWQPTHISLPTPFWSLLTPWMQERQARFPASLAFLITGGDEMRYETLQHWFALPRTPALFNTYGPTEATCIVSAGQVEAQKMEAYRKTGVPIGQPLPHCAFMVADENGLPVPAGCLGELIVAGRHVARGYCDRPFIAPGEGLLPPQRYATGDLVRWSPEEGLTFFGRKDGQVKISGYRVNPLEIDGALMTHPQVVYCTTLASEGALKQLHSVVVAPGCDVATLRQHCQRHLPEWLVPQHIHLVDELPRNAANGKFDRRALLTLISQTTSDSEKPAAHPQAFSVFQKYIGQDLPYEANFLDYGATSLVIVQILYELRSDYGLTLELEDMYRRPNAKQLLEEQRPLKPAVASPLIKA, encoded by the coding sequence ATGAGCCAGGCGATCCACGGGCACAGCGAACGCTTTCAGATGGTTTCAGCGGTGTCTTTCCCTGCCGGTCACGACTGGCAGCGGGTGACGGATGCGCTGACGCGCCTGTGGCATGATAAAGCGATCCTGCGTGTGCGCTTTACCCGCACCGACGAGGGTATTCGCCAGTATGTGGACGGCCTGATGCCGCAGTGGGACACCGCGCCCACTGTCTGCGACGCCCACACCATCGCCGGGATGCTGGAAGCCTGGCAATATGAACCCGCAGAGCTGTTTGACGCGCCGCTGTACGACGCCCGCCTGTTTTACTGTGGCGATCGATTGGTCGCCACCTTCCGCATTCATCATGCCATTGTCGATGGACTGTCGCTGTGCCGCCTGAAAACCATGGCGCTGGACTACAGCGCCAGCCGCAAACGCGTGGACGATGCCGGTGCGCTTCCGGAGATGCGCTGCGATTATCTGGAGCAGTGCGGGCCGCAAATCACACCGCCTGCGGTCACCCGCTACTGGCAGCAAACCCTGCCTACGTTATTGCCGTTCAGTAAACCGGCGCTGTCGTCCACTCGCATCATCCGCCGCAACTTTTTTATTCCCTGCGATCAGGCGCAGCTGGCGCGACACGCGGGCGTGCCGGAAAATCAGCTCAATACGCTTTATTACAGCGTGATGAGCTGGCTGTGGCATGTGGTCAGCGATGAAACTGACTTCCTCGCCTGGCTGCCAGTGTGTGATAAACCGGGACTGGATCCGGAAGCGCTGGGAAACTTTGTTACCCTGCTGCCGACGTTATTTTCCGTGCCGCAACCCTGCTCGTTACAGGAATGGATCGCCCGGTGCCAGAAGGTGCTGTTCCGCCTGTTCCGCAACCGGCAGATCTCCATGAGCGAGCTTAATCAGATTGCCGGCGCGCCGATCAACAGTGACGTGGTGTTCACCATTCTGCCCGCCACCTCCCGCCAGGATGAGGAAGAACTGACGGGGCTGAATGACTGGGCGGGCGGCGGTCTGCACGGTGCGTCCGTGGTGTTCTCCCTGCGCACCGATGCCCGTCGCGATGGCCTGGTGCTGCATGTGGATATGAACGCGCAATGGGCGGCGCAGCATGATGTCGATGTGCTGGTCAAACGCGCGGCGCAGGCGCTGAGCAGGCTGATCGCCGTTCCGGCACAAGAGCCGCTTCCGGCTATCGAACCGCTGCATCTGCGTCCGGCACCGCTGAAACGACTCAACCCAACCCGCCAGCAGCAGCCCATGCTTAACGCCATGGCGCGCAATCCTGCCGTACTGACCTACAACTGGGGGGAAAGCTACAGCATCAACGCGCCGCTGGATGCCGGACGTATGGCGCAGGCGGTGCGTGACGTCACGCGTCACTTCACCGCACTGCGCACCGTTTATCAGCAGCAGGGCCGTGACATCACGCTGTGGCACGACGAGATGTGCGGGATCCCTCACCAGTTTATCGATTTACGCAACAGCGATGCGGATGTGCAGGCGGAGATCGCCCGTCTGAATAAGCAGCCCTGGTCGCCGCTGGCGCCGCTGGCGGGCTCGTGGCTGTTCCAGCTGGCGGAGCAGCAGTTTGTCTGGTTCTTCCGCTGCCACCATCTGATTTACGATCACCACGCCGCGCGGGTGATGTTTACGGCGGTGTCCCGCCGCTATCACGCGCCCGATGCCGTTCTGCCGGAGTGTCATTATCCGCAGCTGCCCGGGGCGTTCAGCGCGTCTCAGGCACTGATGCCACAGCCGCCTGCGCCGCTGAGCTTCCATGGCATTGCCGCCGCGCACTGCCGTAGCGGGCATAACCTGCTGGTGCAGGAGAAAATCAGCGGTGACGCGCTGCGCCATTTCCGGCAACTGACGCAGGCCCTTTCGCCCGCACGCCCACACCAGGCGCAGGCAAACCTGCTGCTGGCCGCGTTTGCCGCCACCTTTGCCGATGTTTGCCAGCAATCCACGCTGGATATCGGCATTTTTACCCATAACCGCAAAGCGGCACGCTGGCGCGAGACTTTCGGCCTGATGATGGAGCCGCGCACGCTGTCGCTCAACATAGATACCCGCGCGAGCCTGCAACAGCTGGCAGACGATATTGCCCTGGAAATCCGCAGCGCCGACGCGCCGACCGCCCGGGGAGCCAGCCTGCACTTCAACTATGTGCCGGAGGAAACCCTGCAATTTGGCGATCTCCCCGTCAGCGTAGAGTGGATCTACGAAGCGGAAGACGATGACGTGCCGGTGTCGCTGATGGTGAATGCGTCGGATAACGATATTGAACTGAATTTCATCGGCAACGGGACGCTGTTCAGCGCGCCACAGCTGCAACGTATCGCGCAAAGCTGCGTGCATTATCTGCGTCAGGCAGGCGAGCGGCTGGCACTGGAAAAGGTAAGGCGCAGCCTTCCCGCGCTTGCGCTTCAGCCGGAGCAGGATCTGCCCGTGGCCCCTCACGTGCTGAGCCTCATCCGCCAGCATGCCGCTGATGACCCCTGGCGTATCGCGCTGGAAACCCCGACGCTGACGCTCACCTATGGCGAACTGTGGCAGGCGGTCTATCTCTGCGCCCAGGATCTGACCACCTACGGGCTTAAGACCGGAGATCGGGTGGCGCTCTGTCTGTCGACACGCCACCATGCCATCATCGCTATGCTGGCCTGCCTGTCGCTGGGCGTCTGCTACATTCCGCTGGCCTGTGAAGATCTGCGCAGCGGTCGGCTTGACGCCGCTCTGACGCGTTGCGGCTGCCGGATGATCATTGGCGATACCTCCGAACCCGCAGGCAAGCTGCTGTATCGTAAACACCGCCTGCGTCTGGACAGCGCCGGGTTACCGCTCTGGCAGCCCGACCTGACGGCGCTGGACGAGGTGGATGCGTATATTATTTTCACCTCCGGCTCCACCGGCGAACCGAAAGGCGTCTGTGTACAAAGCTCTGCGCTGGCGACCTTTATCGCCAGCGCCATTCCGCTCTATACCCTTGATCGCAACAGCCGCATGCTGCAATTCAACATGCTGACCTTCGACGCCAGCGTGGAAGAAGTGTACGGCACGCTGTGCGCGGGCGGCACGCTGCTGACAAGCGATGACCGGGAAGTACGCCGTGACTTTGCCGTCTTCCTTGATCTGCTGATGGGCTGGCAGCCGACGCACATTTCGCTGCCGACGCCGTTCTGGTCGCTACTGACGCCCTGGATGCAGGAGAGACAGGCGCGCTTCCCGGCCAGCCTGGCGTTTCTCATTACCGGCGGCGATGAGATGCGCTACGAAACGCTGCAACACTGGTTCGCGCTGCCGCGCACGCCTGCGCTATTCAACACCTACGGCCCGACCGAAGCCACCTGTATCGTCAGCGCCGGGCAGGTCGAGGCGCAAAAAATGGAGGCGTACCGCAAAACCGGCGTGCCCATCGGCCAGCCCCTGCCCCATTGCGCCTTTATGGTGGCGGATGAAAATGGCCTGCCTGTACCGGCGGGATGTCTGGGCGAGCTGATTGTCGCAGGGCGTCACGTCGCACGCGGCTACTGCGATCGCCCGTTCATCGCGCCAGGGGAGGGCCTGTTGCCGCCGCAACGCTACGCCACCGGCGATCTGGTGCGCTGGTCGCCGGAAGAGGGGCTGACCTTCTTCGGCCGTAAAGACGGTCAGGTGAAGATTTCCGGCTACCGGGTTAACCCGCTGGAAATTGACGGCGCGCTGATGACGCATCCGCAGGTGGTGTACTGCACCACGCTTGCCAGCGAGGGGGCGCTAAAACAGTTGCACAGCGTGGTGGTCGCCCCCGGCTGCGATGTCGCCACCCTGCGCCAGCACTGTCAGCGCCATCTGCCGGAGTGGCTGGTGCCGCAGCATATCCATCTGGTGGATGAACTGCCACGCAATGCCGCTAACGGGAAATTTGACCGCCGGGCGCTATTGACGCTCATCAGCCAGACCACCAGCGATTCTGAAAAACCTGCCGCGCACCCGCAGGCGTTTTCCGTGTTCCAGAAGTACATCGGCCAGGATCTGCCTTATGAAGCGAACTTCCTCGATTACGGGGCGACGTCGCTGGTGATCGTGCAGATCCTCTATGAACTGCGCAGCGATTATGGTCTGACGTTAGAGCTGGAGGATATGTACCGCCGCCCCAACGCGAAACAGCTCCTGGAAGAACAGAGGCCGCTGAAACCGGCTGTGGCAAGCCCGCTTATCAAAGCGTAA
- a CDS encoding metal-dependent hydrolase, which produces MKGNLTSELTLRHMDFSFTPDEEHPYWLKRDASLAANLDALSLMFPEAERLFINSVKQTLKAHPDMEEAQEIARRFYYQEAEHTRWHNKYNRSLGLPERFVEKNERLLGRCFTWLRSLKPRNQLAVTCALEHLTSIGGKQVIGNPRWLEGASDEMKALWYWHAIEEVEHRSVPFDIYMKTGGSYPHRIVWSLASFLIFALLLLKLSTGAMKARGELTLASIPGTLWKLYGWKGLYVTIIKDFLPWFLPGFHPEQTRMDADKLAAAHKHIANWEKGQK; this is translated from the coding sequence ATGAAAGGGAATTTAACTTCAGAACTTACGCTACGCCATATGGACTTTTCATTCACGCCGGATGAAGAGCATCCTTACTGGTTAAAACGCGACGCCTCGCTTGCGGCAAATCTCGACGCGCTGTCATTGATGTTTCCGGAAGCTGAACGCCTGTTTATCAACTCGGTAAAACAGACGCTGAAAGCCCATCCCGATATGGAAGAGGCGCAGGAGATTGCCCGCCGTTTTTACTATCAGGAAGCAGAGCACACGCGCTGGCACAATAAATATAATCGTTCGCTGGGCCTGCCGGAGCGCTTCGTGGAAAAAAACGAACGCCTGCTGGGTCGCTGCTTCACCTGGCTGCGCAGCCTTAAGCCGCGTAACCAGCTCGCAGTCACCTGTGCGCTGGAGCACCTGACGTCCATCGGCGGCAAACAGGTGATCGGCAATCCCCGCTGGCTTGAGGGGGCGAGCGATGAAATGAAAGCCCTGTGGTACTGGCACGCCATTGAAGAAGTGGAGCACCGCAGCGTGCCTTTCGATATTTATATGAAAACCGGCGGCAGCTATCCACACCGAATTGTCTGGTCGCTGGCGTCTTTCCTCATCTTCGCCCTGCTGCTGTTAAAACTCAGCACCGGCGCGATGAAAGCCCGCGGTGAACTTACCCTGGCGAGCATTCCCGGCACGCTGTGGAAGCTGTATGGCTGGAAGGGCCTGTACGTCACCATCATCAAAGATTTTCTGCCCTGGTTCCTGCCGGGCTTCCATCCTGAACAGACCAGAATGGACGCCGATAAGCTGGCCGCCGCCCACAAGCACATCGCGAACTGGGAGAAAGGGCAAAAGTGA